Proteins from a genomic interval of Arachis hypogaea cultivar Tifrunner chromosome 10, arahy.Tifrunner.gnm2.J5K5, whole genome shotgun sequence:
- the LOC112715785 gene encoding tRNA-aminoacylation cofactor arc1 yields the protein MASVESRNKLIASALCKHLSLDPSIIPADSLGSDVKNLYSNIKAASANAVNQSDEVLKWVEFAEAFPLTLESNFENLKTLNDELSVKSVLLGNGLKTSEADVIVFSAIHSSVINLSNPNKEKLPHVLRWMDYIQHKEDFVGLFEKIPLQKPEFEPPVNVTKPAVTSEADSKSTKTEQSVKNVNKKEPDTSNGKSKADGTKGKPAGDKESTKVKAKPAEEPTKVKAKPAEKEVPEKDNELSVSLLNIQVGLIRKAGKHPSADSLLVEEIDVGETKLRQVVSGLAKYCSPDELTNRLVVLITNVKPGKLRDVMSEGLVLCASNEDHSKVEPLLPPQGAKIGERVSFSGIDGKPEDVLNPKKKQLEKITPNLFTDEKGVATFKGIPFMTSGGPCTSSIAKATIK from the exons ATGGCTTCCGTTGAAAGCAGAAACAAATTGATAGCTTCGGCTCTTTGCAAGCACCTTTCATTGGATCCT AGTATTATTCCTGCTGATAGTTTAGGAAGCGATGTTAAGAACCTTTATTCGAACATCAAAGCTGCATCTGCAAATGCTGTTAATCAAAGTGATGAG GTGCTGAAGTGGGTAGAATTTGCAGAAGCTTTCCCCCTCACCCTCGAATCAAACTTCGAGAATCTCAAGACATTGAATGATGAACTGTCTGTAAAGTCTGTGCTACTGGGAAATGGATTGAAAACCTCTGAAGCTGATGTTATAGTGTTTTCGGCGATTCATTCCTCCGTG ATCAACCTTTCAAATCCAAACAAGGAAAAGCTGCCACATGTGTTGAGATGGATGGATTACATCCAG CACAAGGAGGACTTTGTAGGTTTATTTGAGAAAATACCATTGCAGAAGCCTGAATTTGAGCCTCCAGTAAAT GTAACAAAACCAGCTGTTACTTCGGAAGCTgattcaaaatcaaccaaaactgAGCAAAGTGTAAAGAATGTTAACAAGAAAGAACCAGACACAAGCAATGGCAAAAGCAAAGctgat gGCACTAAGGGAAAGCCAGCAGGAGACAAAGAATCTACAAAAGTCAAGGCAAAACCTGCTGAAGAACCTACAAAAGTCAAGGCAAAACCTGCTGAAAAAGAAGTGCCTGAGAAAGACAATGAACTTAGCGTCAGTTTACTTAATATTCAAGTAGGACTAATCCGCAAAGCGGGGAAGCATCCATCTGCAGATAG TTTGCTAGTTGAGGAGATAGATGTTGGGGAAACAAAATTGCGGCAGGTTGTTAGTGGTTTGGCAAAGTATTGTAGTCCCGATGAGTTGACG AATCGGCTTGTTGTACTTATTACAAATGTCAAACCTGGAAAACTACGGGATGTGATGTCTGAAGGACtg GTATTATGTGCTTCTAATGAAGATCACAGCAAGGTGGAGCCCTTGCTCCCTCCACAAGGAGCTAAAATAGGGGAACGTGTTTCCTTTTCTGG GATTGATGGTAAGCCAGAAGATGTACTTAACCCAAAAAAGAAACAGCTTGAGAAGATCACACCG AATCTCTTCACTGATGAGAAGGGTGTGGCCACATTCAAGGGAATACCATTTATGACATCTGGTGGACCATGTACGTCATCCATTGCCAAGGcaactattaaataa